From the genome of Leptospira andrefontaineae, one region includes:
- a CDS encoding HD family phosphohydrolase, which translates to MESKFKQYIVTDSAILAGRLSILRTKMTAELINLKDFFESSEIRDTPQFVDILFYISDKTLESEHSKIREQLKNNPLILARFILNADLGYEGYKNTEIEDDLIFGILPEVTSDLHLSKTFVNGFLHLHMITDQFDLLHKINTAKYEINRLTRIGISLANEKDFDKLLREILYSAREICNADSGSLYLVEQDDIGFVRNLRFKISALSIDTEEFILPINKSSIAGYVAETGKVLNIQDVYDLPEDAEFSFNSNFDILSNYHTKSMLVVPMKGHRGDVVGVLQLINRKRNFSQKLTVEQMKGEEIQPFDDYSSQLVLGVAGQAAVAIQNNYLLREIETLFEGFVTASVNAIEARDPTTSGHSFRVAVLTVGLAETLDRVDFGKYKETKFSKEQLKEIRYASLLHDFGKVGVREKVLVKAKKLEDLEISLIDWRFRYLKKDFESKLNLRKVEYLKKHGPAGYSDFEKAIEFEFNEECKRLTSMFQIISQSNEPSILEEANSQFLEEIAKMQYITTEGENVGLISPYEFGFLTIKKGSLDFDERKEIESHVEHTFQFLSKIPWTNDLKMVPTIAHAHHEKLNGTGYPRGLSGEDIPIQSRIMTISDIFDALTDQDRPYKKAVPVDRALDILEMEAKENHLDGDLLKVFVESKVWEKLNHQGHIK; encoded by the coding sequence ATGGAATCCAAGTTTAAGCAATATATCGTAACGGATTCCGCTATTCTTGCTGGAAGACTTTCGATCCTCCGTACTAAGATGACGGCTGAGCTGATCAATCTGAAAGACTTTTTCGAGTCTAGTGAGATCAGAGACACTCCACAATTCGTAGACATTTTATTTTATATCTCCGACAAAACATTAGAGTCGGAGCACAGTAAGATCAGAGAACAACTCAAGAATAATCCCCTGATCTTGGCCAGGTTTATTTTGAATGCGGATCTTGGCTACGAAGGTTATAAAAATACCGAAATTGAAGATGATCTGATTTTCGGAATATTACCTGAGGTCACTTCCGATCTCCATCTTTCTAAAACGTTTGTAAACGGATTTCTCCATCTGCATATGATCACTGATCAGTTTGATCTATTGCATAAGATCAATACTGCAAAATATGAGATCAATCGACTGACCAGAATTGGTATTAGTTTAGCAAATGAGAAAGATTTTGATAAACTTCTTAGAGAGATCTTGTATAGCGCAAGAGAGATCTGTAACGCTGACTCCGGTTCCTTGTATTTGGTAGAACAAGATGATATAGGTTTTGTTCGAAATTTACGTTTTAAAATTTCCGCATTGAGTATCGATACGGAGGAGTTTATTCTTCCGATCAATAAGTCCAGCATTGCAGGTTATGTTGCAGAAACGGGTAAGGTTTTGAACATACAAGATGTTTATGATCTGCCTGAGGATGCCGAATTCTCCTTCAATAGTAATTTTGATATATTATCGAATTATCATACAAAATCCATGCTCGTTGTTCCTATGAAAGGTCATAGGGGAGATGTAGTAGGTGTTCTTCAGCTTATTAATCGCAAAAGGAATTTTAGCCAAAAATTAACTGTTGAACAAATGAAAGGGGAAGAAATCCAACCTTTCGACGATTATTCCAGTCAATTAGTGCTCGGAGTTGCAGGACAAGCTGCAGTCGCCATACAAAATAATTATCTCTTAAGAGAGATTGAAACATTATTCGAAGGATTTGTAACTGCATCAGTAAATGCGATTGAAGCCAGGGACCCAACCACAAGTGGTCACTCTTTTAGAGTCGCAGTATTAACTGTAGGACTCGCAGAAACCTTAGATCGAGTTGATTTCGGAAAATATAAGGAAACAAAATTTTCCAAAGAACAGCTGAAAGAGATCAGGTATGCTTCTCTACTCCATGATTTTGGAAAAGTAGGAGTGAGAGAAAAAGTTTTGGTAAAAGCCAAAAAATTAGAAGATCTAGAGATCAGTTTGATCGACTGGAGATTCCGCTACTTAAAGAAAGATTTTGAATCTAAATTGAACTTAAGAAAAGTGGAATATTTAAAAAAACATGGGCCCGCAGGATATTCCGATTTTGAAAAAGCGATAGAGTTCGAGTTTAACGAAGAATGTAAAAGACTCACCTCTATGTTCCAAATTATCAGCCAGAGTAACGAACCTTCTATTTTAGAAGAGGCGAATTCTCAGTTCTTAGAAGAGATCGCTAAGATGCAATATATCACCACAGAAGGAGAAAATGTAGGACTCATCTCTCCTTACGAGTTTGGATTTTTAACCATCAAAAAAGGTTCTTTAGATTTTGATGAAAGAAAAGAGATCGAATCCCATGTGGAGCATACATTCCAATTTTTGAGTAAGATCCCTTGGACAAACGATCTTAAAATGGTGCCTACGATTGCACATGCTCACCACGAAAAATTAAATGGAACAGGATATCCAAGAGGACTTTCCGGAGAAGATATCCCTATCCAATCCAGGATCATGACCATCTCGGATATATTCGATGCTCTAACGGATCAGGATAGACCTTATAAGAAAGCGGTTCCAGTAGATAGAGCCTTGGACATTTTAGAAATGGAAGCCAAGGAAAATCATTTGGACGGGGATCTATTAAAAGTATTCGTAGAATCCAAGGTCTGGGAAAAATTAAACCACCAAGGACATATTAAATAA
- a CDS encoding patatin-like phospholipase family protein: MREKKKKVGTKNKSEAKNNRFGSIFSSNQELFRDWDPEETSSFAGLFEYKSVNSGTVLISSEKSSAWFYFLLEGKCEEFTKASSGEELMVRSLGAGSHFGEAGFFHWKEGKFGVRTETDSKLLRISTKNWHKWETEHPETSKRWKERLETKRFFRMASYEPSHKELLGFISNLELLFHIDRKKIGELTPYLRWLYVPGGERLMLQGEPGNSLFVILSGRFRYSVSDDQGNITGEGEFAKGDIIGEMSLLTGEPRSASVYAVRSSQVIQISRNGFRKFISESPEALFHVTETIARRLGQRNKESSRFGRKVHTIALVPITEGFPLRHFSNELSKSLKSFGSTLPVNEEKLSKFLKDKKIYQKNGMRFGIPDILSWFGGLEKEYDNVVFEVGPSGDALWTEASLRQADRILLLAETGRPILKNSYSWNLLQGESLGETTKESVIYLEDSYNRWEELENTLHELPGQKLILRKNRAGEFDRIARRLESRSVGVALSGGGAKGFAHLGLLRSLTEAGIPIDLIGGTSSGSIMAGLFAMGYGFDESLRLIKEVWIEAKLTRDYTLPFVSILRGARYSRAIKEFFGNRKIETLLIPFLAVACDLTNSKPKVFEEGEVWKAIRASTSIPGIFPPFFTDGALYVDGGLWDNLPGSLVRRKGADVLVSVDLGAGSQPNKDQTYGLLVESRFPGEGPSALKLLGNQFMKKEDRYSFPHIGELFMRSMLLSSRNNLLKTKENSDIFVELPVRDFSTFDWDDYKRLYEIGYEHSQKFVKDWSKIIKDKVYSERKTN; the protein is encoded by the coding sequence GTGAGAGAAAAAAAGAAAAAAGTCGGAACAAAAAACAAATCCGAAGCAAAGAATAATAGATTTGGATCTATATTTTCATCTAACCAGGAATTGTTCCGGGATTGGGATCCGGAGGAGACTTCTTCTTTTGCGGGACTTTTCGAATATAAATCCGTAAACTCTGGCACAGTTTTAATATCTTCCGAAAAATCTTCAGCCTGGTTCTATTTTCTTTTAGAAGGAAAATGTGAGGAATTCACTAAGGCTTCTTCGGGAGAAGAGCTAATGGTCCGAAGCCTAGGGGCCGGTTCTCATTTTGGAGAGGCCGGATTTTTCCATTGGAAAGAAGGGAAGTTCGGAGTAAGAACTGAAACTGACTCCAAACTTTTAAGGATCAGTACTAAGAACTGGCATAAATGGGAAACCGAACATCCTGAAACTTCTAAACGTTGGAAGGAAAGATTAGAAACCAAAAGATTTTTTAGGATGGCTTCTTATGAGCCTAGTCATAAAGAACTTTTAGGATTTATTTCTAATCTAGAATTATTATTTCATATAGATCGAAAAAAAATAGGGGAATTGACTCCTTATTTGAGATGGTTGTATGTTCCGGGCGGAGAAAGGTTGATGCTCCAAGGAGAACCTGGAAATTCACTTTTTGTAATATTATCCGGAAGATTTAGATACAGTGTTTCCGACGACCAAGGAAATATCACCGGCGAAGGAGAATTTGCAAAAGGAGATATCATCGGAGAGATGTCTTTACTTACAGGGGAGCCTCGTTCCGCTTCTGTGTATGCTGTACGTTCTTCCCAGGTAATCCAAATTTCCAGGAACGGATTCAGGAAATTTATCTCTGAATCTCCAGAGGCTTTATTTCATGTGACTGAAACAATCGCCAGAAGATTGGGACAAAGAAATAAAGAATCTTCTCGCTTTGGTAGAAAAGTCCATACGATCGCATTGGTCCCGATCACAGAAGGTTTTCCGCTCAGACATTTTTCAAATGAACTTTCTAAATCCTTAAAATCATTTGGTTCTACACTTCCTGTAAATGAGGAAAAACTTTCTAAATTCTTAAAAGATAAGAAGATCTATCAGAAAAATGGAATGAGATTCGGGATTCCTGATATTCTTTCTTGGTTCGGGGGACTAGAGAAGGAATACGATAACGTTGTATTCGAAGTGGGCCCTTCTGGAGATGCACTTTGGACGGAAGCGAGTCTTAGACAGGCTGACCGTATCCTTCTTCTTGCCGAAACTGGAAGGCCTATATTAAAAAACTCTTATTCTTGGAATTTGCTCCAAGGTGAAAGCCTGGGCGAAACCACGAAAGAATCCGTAATTTATTTGGAAGATTCTTATAATCGTTGGGAAGAACTAGAAAATACTCTTCATGAATTGCCAGGCCAAAAACTTATTTTGAGAAAGAATAGAGCAGGGGAATTTGATCGTATCGCAAGAAGATTAGAAAGTAGATCCGTAGGAGTTGCTCTTTCCGGTGGAGGAGCGAAAGGTTTTGCACATTTAGGATTACTCAGATCCTTAACCGAAGCTGGTATACCGATAGATCTGATCGGAGGAACTAGCTCAGGCTCTATCATGGCCGGCTTATTTGCTATGGGGTATGGATTCGATGAATCTCTCAGATTGATCAAAGAAGTTTGGATAGAAGCAAAACTTACAAGAGATTATACTCTTCCATTCGTATCTATTCTGAGAGGCGCAAGATATTCCAGAGCTATCAAAGAATTTTTCGGCAACAGAAAGATAGAAACTCTGCTGATCCCATTTTTAGCCGTAGCATGCGATCTTACGAATTCGAAACCGAAAGTATTCGAAGAAGGAGAAGTTTGGAAGGCGATCAGGGCGAGTACCTCAATACCTGGGATTTTTCCTCCGTTCTTTACTGACGGTGCTTTGTATGTGGATGGAGGACTTTGGGATAATCTCCCTGGATCTCTAGTGAGAAGAAAAGGTGCAGATGTTTTAGTCTCTGTTGATTTAGGTGCAGGTTCACAACCGAATAAGGACCAAACTTACGGATTACTCGTTGAGTCAAGATTTCCTGGAGAAGGACCTTCTGCCTTAAAACTTTTGGGAAATCAGTTTATGAAAAAGGAAGATAGATATTCCTTCCCTCATATAGGTGAGTTGTTCATGAGATCCATGTTATTATCCAGTCGAAATAATCTTCTTAAAACAAAAGAAAATTCTGATATATTCGTCGAATTACCGGTAAGAGATTTTTCTACATTCGATTGGGATGATTACAAAAGATTATATGAGATAGGTTATGAACATTCTCAAAAATTTGTAAAGGATTGGTCCAAGATCATTAAAGATAAAGTATATTCCGAAAGAAAGACGAATTAA
- the flgE gene encoding flagellar hook protein FlgE gives MMRSLYSGVSGLKNHQVRMDVIGNNISNVNTHGFKTERVTFQDMISQELRGASEPKENIGGVNPQQVGLGALIAAIDKIMTQGALQTTGKNTDVAISGEGFFIVKDGDKQFYTRAGAFNLDKNGYYVNPANGLKVQGWNSRLDEKGNKYINSSASIEDIVIPVYSKEPARATSKVDFRSNLNSSVQAVPPDATQEEITAMINDPDPKARRGHVTTIKVFDDQGAEREFKMEFYKVRENTWKARTSLTDSTQLSVDVAATGGQNTQMPGLTELEFGFTPDGKIVYVSDGTDVMNTGKLNAKVSFKLPGNPQVQSFDLALGEAGMVDGITQFSSDFTTKAVKQDGYTMGYLESFSIDNSGTVTGVYSNGIKQPLARIATAVFNNPAGLDKAGDTMFAFSNNSGEPLIGEAGIAGRGKINAGLLEMSNVDLSDQFTDMIVTQRGFQANSRTITTTDQMLQEVLGLKR, from the coding sequence ATGATGAGATCCCTTTATTCAGGAGTTTCCGGTTTAAAAAACCACCAAGTGAGGATGGACGTAATCGGTAACAATATTTCTAACGTGAACACTCACGGTTTTAAAACGGAACGTGTCACTTTTCAGGATATGATCTCCCAAGAGTTAAGAGGAGCTTCCGAGCCTAAGGAAAACATAGGAGGGGTTAACCCTCAGCAAGTTGGTCTTGGAGCATTGATCGCTGCGATCGATAAGATCATGACCCAAGGTGCTTTACAAACCACCGGTAAAAACACCGACGTTGCAATCTCTGGAGAAGGTTTCTTTATCGTTAAAGATGGGGACAAACAATTCTATACAAGAGCCGGTGCGTTTAACTTAGATAAGAATGGTTATTATGTAAACCCTGCAAACGGATTGAAGGTGCAAGGTTGGAATTCCCGCCTCGATGAAAAAGGGAATAAGTATATCAACTCTTCTGCATCCATCGAAGATATCGTGATCCCGGTATATTCTAAAGAACCTGCAAGAGCTACTTCCAAAGTGGATTTTAGATCCAACTTGAATTCTTCAGTGCAAGCAGTTCCGCCTGATGCAACCCAAGAAGAGATCACTGCAATGATCAATGATCCGGATCCTAAGGCAAGAAGAGGACATGTAACTACTATCAAAGTTTTTGATGACCAAGGTGCTGAGAGAGAATTCAAAATGGAATTCTACAAAGTGCGTGAGAATACTTGGAAAGCAAGAACGTCCTTAACGGATTCTACTCAACTTTCCGTGGATGTTGCTGCTACCGGTGGACAAAACACCCAAATGCCTGGTCTCACCGAGCTTGAGTTCGGATTCACTCCTGATGGAAAGATCGTTTATGTTTCCGATGGAACCGATGTGATGAACACTGGAAAACTGAATGCGAAAGTTTCTTTCAAACTTCCTGGAAACCCACAAGTTCAAAGTTTTGATCTGGCTTTAGGTGAAGCCGGAATGGTAGACGGGATCACTCAGTTCTCTTCCGACTTTACTACTAAAGCAGTAAAACAAGACGGATACACTATGGGATATCTGGAGTCCTTCTCCATTGATAATTCCGGAACAGTTACAGGTGTTTATTCCAACGGTATAAAACAACCTTTAGCAAGAATTGCAACTGCAGTTTTCAATAACCCGGCCGGTTTAGATAAGGCTGGTGATACGATGTTTGCCTTCTCCAATAACTCGGGTGAACCTTTGATCGGAGAAGCCGGTATCGCAGGTAGAGGAAAGATCAACGCAGGTCTATTAGAAATGTCGAATGTGGATCTATCTGATCAGTTTACTGATATGATCGTTACTCAGAGAGGTTTCCAAGCGAACTCTAGAACGATCACTACCACAGACCAAATGTTACAGGAAGTCCTGGGTCTGAAACGTTAA
- a CDS encoding flagellar hook capping FlgD N-terminal domain-containing protein encodes MPEANAVSNEATRSRYLEGDRSYDLRKHFDKLEKEEKSGLQGIEIRSTAKALGKDDFLKLLITQLSSQDPTNPVKDQDFIAQMAQFSSLEQMNNISQGIGKMTNRQSFSLVGKIVSGPDFVTGENVVGTAGALFFDGEGKSFVRVNGRTVEIDAITLITDPAIINQQEGQAGAPAAPKTAAPTGAGSSLNTPVGVPTSQSQQFPETLQNQNVGTSQDPGFEETSSGAPGWSFPGKPNDSNY; translated from the coding sequence ATGCCTGAAGCAAACGCAGTTTCTAATGAAGCTACACGTAGCCGTTATCTCGAAGGAGACAGAAGTTACGATTTAAGGAAGCATTTTGATAAATTGGAGAAAGAAGAAAAAAGCGGACTCCAAGGTATCGAAATTCGATCCACTGCAAAAGCATTAGGAAAAGATGATTTTCTAAAATTGTTGATCACTCAACTTTCTTCTCAAGACCCTACTAATCCTGTTAAAGACCAAGACTTTATCGCGCAGATGGCCCAATTCTCCTCCTTAGAGCAGATGAATAATATCTCTCAAGGAATCGGTAAGATGACCAATCGCCAAAGTTTCTCTCTTGTAGGTAAGATCGTATCCGGTCCTGATTTTGTGACCGGAGAGAATGTGGTAGGGACCGCAGGCGCGTTGTTCTTCGATGGAGAAGGTAAATCTTTCGTTAGAGTAAACGGAAGAACCGTAGAAATTGATGCGATCACTTTGATCACCGATCCTGCAATTATCAATCAACAGGAAGGACAAGCAGGAGCACCAGCAGCTCCTAAAACTGCAGCGCCTACTGGAGCAGGATCTTCTCTTAATACGCCTGTAGGAGTTCCTACATCGCAATCACAACAATTTCCAGAAACATTACAAAATCAGAATGTGGGAACTTCCCAGGATCCAGGTTTTGAAGAAACAAGTTCCGGAGCTCCAGGCTGGAGTTTTCCAGGAAAACCGAACGATAGCAATTATTAA
- a CDS encoding flagellar hook-length control protein FliK: MQIRTEGPGREDGYSLSAEPKVSNVSEKTSAPSVSFMDLMKSIQLRSQKVLEEGQKSEIKEERPSELEESKEPELFVRSEEEDVEETDSEEENEKLVRLSEKKVQKAELGEIDPESEEEVDAEFESEDLDSPFITQMSVFLAGLEAKKEKDLTSAANQEESVSFKKTQKHSKEDTPKAEQKEESGNVSVIKSNQPEEKRSIKEAKKTPEKESLDEGLKSLEEARKFSKPANEEKILTVLKDSHKENFIPESDNWKITREKKQETLSMVSKSQAAKAAQVEEASKSDTSGKGSGNQDFSQRNGNETTFTLLKAGLGVVEKNQEVSGQNSKTSKTNPGSSMDRSQMKENFQRLVQSAKLNIVENGKSEATLRLNPRELGRVSLRITVEDDKVQGKILVESDQVRKLFAGDLEQLRKDFKEQGLDLQSLIIESEDSLRMSWDGQDSSRFFDQEGFGFEASGFSNSSDLEEVSEMDSIEISEFAEKNTDKRLNILV; this comes from the coding sequence ATGCAGATCAGAACGGAAGGGCCAGGCAGAGAAGACGGATATTCACTTTCAGCGGAGCCAAAGGTATCTAACGTCTCCGAAAAAACTTCAGCTCCTTCCGTGAGTTTTATGGATCTGATGAAGTCCATCCAACTCCGTTCCCAAAAGGTTTTGGAAGAAGGGCAGAAGTCCGAGATCAAAGAAGAAAGACCTTCCGAACTAGAAGAATCCAAAGAGCCTGAATTATTTGTAAGATCCGAAGAGGAAGATGTAGAAGAGACAGATTCGGAAGAAGAGAACGAAAAATTAGTTCGTCTTTCCGAGAAGAAGGTCCAAAAGGCAGAACTGGGAGAGATAGATCCCGAGTCGGAAGAAGAGGTCGATGCAGAATTTGAATCGGAAGATTTAGATTCTCCTTTTATTACTCAGATGAGCGTATTTTTAGCGGGACTCGAAGCTAAAAAAGAAAAAGATCTAACAAGTGCTGCAAACCAAGAAGAATCAGTATCATTCAAAAAGACCCAAAAACATTCCAAAGAAGACACTCCTAAGGCTGAACAAAAAGAAGAATCCGGGAATGTTTCCGTTATAAAATCAAATCAACCGGAAGAAAAACGTTCTATTAAAGAAGCCAAAAAAACTCCAGAAAAGGAAAGCCTGGATGAAGGTTTAAAAAGTTTGGAAGAAGCACGCAAATTTTCCAAACCTGCAAATGAAGAGAAAATTCTAACTGTATTAAAAGATTCTCATAAAGAGAATTTCATTCCTGAATCCGATAACTGGAAGATCACCAGAGAGAAAAAACAAGAAACTCTTTCTATGGTTTCCAAAAGCCAGGCAGCTAAAGCAGCTCAGGTGGAAGAAGCTTCTAAATCCGATACTTCCGGTAAAGGTTCCGGGAACCAAGATTTCTCCCAAAGAAATGGGAACGAAACTACATTTACTCTTTTAAAAGCCGGCCTTGGAGTCGTGGAGAAAAACCAAGAAGTTTCTGGACAAAATTCTAAAACTTCCAAAACAAATCCAGGCTCTTCTATGGATCGTTCTCAGATGAAGGAAAACTTCCAGAGATTAGTTCAATCAGCAAAATTGAATATTGTTGAGAATGGTAAATCGGAAGCTACTCTTAGATTGAATCCGAGAGAGTTAGGAAGAGTTTCATTACGCATTACCGTAGAGGACGATAAGGTCCAAGGTAAAATTTTAGTAGAGTCGGATCAGGTTAGAAAATTATTCGCAGGTGATCTGGAACAACTTCGCAAAGATTTTAAAGAACAAGGATTAGATCTTCAGTCCTTAATAATCGAATCAGAGGATTCATTACGCATGAGTTGGGATGGACAAGATTCTTCCCGCTTTTTTGACCAAGAAGGTTTTGGATTTGAGGCTTCCGGTTTTTCGAATTCTTCCGATTTGGAAGAAGTTTCAGAAATGGACTCTATAGAAATTTCGGAATTCGCCGAAAAGAATACTGATAAACGCTTAAACATTTTGGTTTAA
- a CDS encoding ankyrin repeat domain-containing protein, translating to MKLFYFFLIYFVCGIFYFLLAQEEGYKAVQDENSKFYDSAKVGDLVSLGKFLDSGIHIESKDSKGYTALIYAAYYGQEETVEFLLSKGADPCSKDNRGNTALMGAVFKGHLGIVKRLFQAKCVVDQKNVSGQTALMYAALFGRVEIFKVLLNYGADPNLSDDLGNTVFSLAEGQGHTEILDLLMVGTHSH from the coding sequence ATGAAATTATTTTACTTTTTTCTAATATATTTTGTATGCGGGATTTTTTATTTTTTATTGGCCCAGGAAGAAGGTTATAAAGCGGTCCAAGATGAAAATTCAAAGTTTTATGACTCCGCGAAAGTTGGGGACCTGGTTTCTCTCGGAAAATTTTTAGATTCCGGGATACATATCGAATCCAAGGATTCCAAGGGATACACCGCCTTAATTTATGCAGCCTACTACGGACAGGAAGAGACTGTGGAATTCCTACTTTCGAAGGGAGCAGATCCTTGTTCCAAAGACAATCGAGGAAACACTGCTCTTATGGGCGCTGTGTTTAAAGGTCATCTTGGGATCGTAAAAAGGTTATTTCAGGCAAAATGTGTGGTGGACCAAAAGAACGTCTCCGGACAGACCGCACTCATGTATGCAGCCCTTTTCGGGAGGGTGGAAATCTTTAAAGTTCTTCTGAATTACGGAGCGGATCCGAATTTAAGCGACGATTTGGGAAATACAGTGTTTTCACTTGCAGAAGGGCAGGGACATACGGAAATTTTGGATCTTCTTATGGTAGGAACTCATTCCCATTAG
- a CDS encoding catalase: MKTKIISGLLFLGVIFSHSILGETLTRENGAPVGDNQNSQTAGDSGPVLLQDSHLIEKLARFDRERIPERVVHARGTGAYGTFTSYADQNELTKASLFSKKGKQTKVFVRFSSVVHPSGSPETLRDPRGFATKFYTEQGNWDLVGNNLPVFFIRDAMKFPDMVHSLKPSPVTNLQDPNRFFDFFSHVPESTNMFTYLYSDLGTPATYREMDGNGVHAFKFVNSSGKVSYVKFHWKSLQGIKTLNSDESAKIQSQEFNHMTKDLYDSIKKGNYPSWELEAQILDPEKLNDLEFNPLDPTKEWIRIPNLKVVALGKMTLNQVPENFFEHTEQSGFAPSNLVPGIEPSEDRLLQGRLFSYADTQRYRLGVNGIQLPVNRPISVVSSHGQDGALKYSEGKGNINYQPNSYQGGQSRSGGMYSEEPSYKFSNFKLSGTTQQAMIRKTLNFKQAGELYRSYNEKERSALIKNFSGDLKAVQNPKIKTKIIAHTYAADPEYGERLAKEVGIDLKEVKKIASELE; this comes from the coding sequence ATGAAAACCAAGATTATTAGCGGACTTCTATTTCTCGGAGTCATTTTCTCCCATTCTATTTTGGGAGAAACTTTGACTAGAGAGAATGGAGCTCCTGTTGGAGATAATCAGAATTCCCAAACCGCGGGAGATTCAGGTCCGGTGCTTCTACAGGATTCTCATTTGATCGAAAAATTAGCTCGTTTCGATAGGGAAAGAATTCCGGAAAGAGTTGTACACGCAAGAGGGACGGGAGCCTACGGAACATTCACAAGTTACGCGGATCAGAATGAACTTACTAAGGCTTCCTTATTCTCTAAGAAAGGAAAACAAACAAAAGTATTCGTTCGTTTTTCTTCGGTAGTTCATCCAAGCGGTTCTCCGGAAACCTTACGAGATCCGAGAGGATTTGCGACTAAGTTTTATACGGAACAAGGAAACTGGGATCTTGTAGGAAATAATCTTCCGGTATTTTTTATCAGGGATGCGATGAAATTCCCGGATATGGTACATTCCTTAAAACCTTCTCCGGTAACTAATCTGCAGGATCCGAATCGATTCTTCGATTTTTTCTCACATGTTCCTGAAAGTACGAATATGTTCACTTACTTATATTCCGATTTGGGAACACCGGCAACCTATAGGGAAATGGATGGGAACGGTGTGCATGCTTTCAAATTCGTAAATTCTTCCGGGAAAGTTTCTTATGTTAAGTTCCATTGGAAAAGTTTACAAGGAATCAAAACCTTGAACTCGGATGAATCCGCAAAAATACAATCCCAAGAATTCAATCATATGACAAAAGATTTATATGATTCTATCAAGAAGGGAAATTATCCTTCCTGGGAATTGGAAGCTCAGATCTTGGATCCTGAAAAATTGAACGATTTGGAATTCAATCCTTTGGATCCTACCAAGGAATGGATCCGTATTCCGAATTTGAAAGTTGTGGCTTTAGGAAAAATGACCCTGAACCAAGTTCCGGAGAATTTTTTCGAACATACGGAACAATCCGGTTTCGCCCCTTCTAATTTAGTTCCAGGGATAGAACCTTCTGAGGACAGACTATTGCAAGGAAGACTATTCTCTTATGCAGATACCCAAAGATATAGATTGGGCGTGAATGGTATCCAACTTCCTGTGAACCGTCCGATCAGTGTAGTTTCTTCTCATGGTCAGGATGGGGCCTTGAAATATTCGGAAGGAAAAGGGAATATCAACTACCAACCGAACTCCTACCAGGGAGGACAATCCAGATCCGGAGGAATGTATTCCGAAGAACCGAGTTATAAGTTTTCGAACTTTAAACTAAGCGGCACGACCCAACAGGCGATGATCCGGAAAACATTAAACTTCAAACAAGCCGGGGAACTATACAGAAGTTACAACGAAAAAGAAAGATCCGCTTTGATCAAAAACTTCTCCGGAGATTTGAAAGCCGTTCAAAATCCTAAGATCAAAACTAAGATCATTGCTCATACCTACGCAGCGGATCCGGAATACGGAGAAAGATTAGCTAAGGAAGTAGGAATCGATCTGAAAGAAGTGAAAAAAATAGCAAGCGAACTGGAATAA
- a CDS encoding type II toxin-antitoxin system RelE/ParE family toxin: protein MINSFKSKETEKIWDQEFSKKLPNQIQSIAYRKLVMIARSKQIEDLKIPPANHLERLSGDRAGQYSIRINNQWRICFKWKDGNAFDVEIVDYH, encoded by the coding sequence GTGATAAATTCCTTTAAATCGAAGGAAACAGAAAAGATATGGGACCAAGAGTTTTCGAAGAAACTTCCCAATCAAATTCAATCGATTGCTTATAGAAAATTAGTGATGATTGCTCGATCGAAACAAATTGAGGATCTTAAAATTCCTCCTGCAAATCATTTAGAAAGACTCTCTGGAGATAGAGCAGGACAATATAGTATTCGAATCAATAATCAATGGCGGATTTGCTTTAAATGGAAAGACGGTAATGCTTTTGATGTTGAAATAGTTGATTATCATTAG
- a CDS encoding HigA family addiction module antitoxin has protein sequence MKKIPNIHPGEILHEEFLLPMNITAYRLAKETKLNPTRISEIIHGKRGISADTALRFSKFFGNSVEFWMGIQDEYEIREERERISSELKEIRNYKELISA, from the coding sequence ATGAAAAAGATTCCAAATATACATCCTGGTGAAATTTTACATGAAGAGTTTCTTTTGCCTATGAATATTACTGCATATCGGTTGGCTAAAGAGACAAAGCTTAATCCCACTCGAATAAGTGAAATCATTCATGGTAAAAGGGGTATATCAGCAGATACAGCTCTAAGGTTCTCAAAGTTTTTTGGCAATTCCGTCGAATTCTGGATGGGCATTCAGGACGAATATGAGATTCGCGAAGAAAGAGAGCGAATCTCAAGCGAATTGAAAGAAATTAGAAATTATAAAGAATTAATTAGCGCTTAA